A single window of Drosophila suzukii chromosome 3, CBGP_Dsuzu_IsoJpt1.0, whole genome shotgun sequence DNA harbors:
- the LOC108015781 gene encoding uncharacterized protein codes for MRSMTFGISCASCIAHYVRDKNAEEYKLQSPRAFEAITKAHYVDDYIDSLGNETEAIEVTLKVRDIHAAGGFNIRNWASNSPEVLKHLQGDSLDLQSPKELGDPEKVLGMFWELATDMFKYVFRFARMKRNVLSEEALPTKREVLQVVMSIFDPLGFLSCYTIGLKMLLQEIWRTGIGWDDILPGPQLSFWTKWKDLLPQATTIQVPRHYSPLLCMADFVELHTFVDASEYGYAAVYYFRIGNGDDITVSLMAAKRKFAPLKPLSIPRMELLAAVIGARLSYKVRSIRNISVDQHTYWTDLRTVLSWLTMDPRNFYSFVKHRVGEILETTNAGQWHWVPTKLNVADMATKFISKPNSQEWINGQMMLQKSKDQWPKQPTLCPSYKVDHDEIKKTVLIIRKESIVVMVPLYVERFSDWKR; via the coding sequence ATGAGATCTATGACATTCGGAATATCCTGTGCGTCATGCATTGCTCATTATGTTCGCGACAAGAACGCGGAGGAATACAAGCTGCAAAGCCCGCGTGCGTTCGAAGCCATTACCAAGGCACACTACGTCGACGACTACATCGATAGCCTAGGCAACGAAACTGAAGCAATCGAGGTTACCCTTAAGGTCCGAGACATACACGCGGCTGGAGGTTTCAATATAAGGAACTGGGCTTCTAATTCACCCGAAGTCTTGAAACATTTACAGGGTGATTCCCTCGATCTACAGTCGCCAAAGGAACTCggagatccagaaaaagtccTCGGTATGTTTTGGGAATTAGCAACTGACATgtttaaatatgttttcagATTCGCACGAATGAAAAGAAACGTCCTTTCTGAAGAAGCCTTGCCAACCAAACGTGAGGTACTGCAAGTGGTGATGTCCATATTTGATCCATTAGGATTCTTATCCTGCTACACTATTGGCCTCAAAATGCTCCTTCAGGAAATTTGGCGCACAGGCATAGGCTGGGACGACATCTTACCAGGACCTCAGCTGAGTTTTTGGACGAAATGGAAAGACTTGCTACCCCAAGCTACAACTATTCAAGTACCGCGCCATTACTCGCCCTTACTTTGTATGGCAGATTTTGTTGAACTACATACTTTCGTGGACGCCAGTGAGTACGGATATGCCGCCGTGTATTACTTTCGGATAGGAAACGGGGATGATATCACCGTCTCACTGATGGCAGCAAAAAGAAAGTTTGCTCCCCTGAAGCCACTTTCCATACCCCGAATGGAACTACTTGCTGCCGTAATCGGTGCACGTCTATCCTACAAAGTGCGGAGCATTCGCAACATAAGCGTCGATCAACACACTTATTGGACCGATTTAAGGACAGTACTTTCCTGGCTAACGATGGACCCGCGTAATTTTTACTCTTTTGTAAAGCATCGCGTAGGAGAAATTCTGGAGACCACAAACGCTGGTCAGTGGCATTGGGTACCAACAAAGCTTAACGTAGCAGACATGGCGACAAAGTTTATCAGCAAACCAAACTCACAGGAATGGATTAACGGCCAAATGATGCTTCAAAAGTCAAAGGACCAGTGGCCAAAACAGCCCACTTTGTGCCCTTCTTACAAAGTCGACCATGATGAGATTAAAAAAACGGTCTTGATAATCAGAAAGGAAAGCATAGTAGTAATGGTACCATTATACGTTGAGCGCTTTTCTGATTGGAAGCGCTAA